A genomic segment from Propionibacteriaceae bacterium ZF39 encodes:
- a CDS encoding DUF3040 domain-containing protein gives MALSDEEQKLLEQMEAALAAEDPKLAHTLRGTKTPRTLQRKRAALAGVGFLAGCAMLVIGMRAHWLVSVAGFVIMLAATVIAVTAYRRVEPSQSGPTAVKAGQRQGSSDSSFMDKMEERWRRRQDEGF, from the coding sequence GTGGCACTGTCCGATGAAGAACAGAAACTCCTCGAACAGATGGAGGCAGCGCTCGCGGCGGAGGACCCTAAGTTGGCCCACACGCTGCGCGGCACCAAGACGCCTCGGACGCTCCAGCGCAAGCGCGCGGCGCTCGCCGGCGTCGGTTTCCTGGCCGGGTGCGCCATGCTGGTCATCGGCATGCGAGCTCATTGGCTGGTCTCGGTCGCCGGCTTCGTCATCATGCTGGCTGCGACCGTCATCGCAGTGACGGCCTATCGTCGAGTCGAGCCCAGCCAGTCGGGTCCGACGGCGGTCAAAGCGGGTCAACGCCAGGGGTCCAGCGATTCCTCTTTCATGGACAAGATGGAAGAACGCTGGCGTCGTCGTCAGGACGAAGGTTTCTGA
- the dinB gene encoding DNA polymerase IV, translating into MRTLLHVDMDAFYASVALRDRPDLIDKPVLVGGATRGVVLSATYPARVHGISGGMPMTRARRLCPEAVVLPPDFDAYAETARGIRAIFESVTAVVEAASIDEAFLDITGSLRRLGDPVGIGELIRAKVFDEQGITCSVGIGPTKFVAKLASNAAKPDGLREVTPGEVVPFLHQLPVEAMWGVGEATAEKLHRLGLHQVAELAYTPSETLQRAFGRHQGALLHDLAWGRDPRPVVSRPPERSVGSEETFGRDTDDETVVRRELLRMADRTASRMRAAGVMGRTVVLTIRFADYTQITRSGTMRELSDASGEIHARAIALWEALALRRARIRKVGVRVQGLVDRSEAHLQPELGEPEQGWREAEQAMDAAVARFGPKAVQRASLTRSRNHAEIERPDRAVGFSWPTNEPTLEEPSR; encoded by the coding sequence ATGCGCACGCTGTTGCATGTGGACATGGACGCGTTCTATGCCTCGGTGGCCCTGCGCGACCGACCCGATCTGATCGACAAACCGGTTCTGGTCGGTGGCGCCACCCGCGGGGTCGTGCTTTCGGCGACCTATCCGGCTCGCGTACACGGAATCTCCGGTGGCATGCCGATGACCCGGGCCCGCCGGCTCTGCCCGGAGGCGGTCGTCCTCCCGCCGGATTTCGATGCGTACGCCGAGACCGCCCGCGGCATCCGTGCCATCTTCGAATCGGTCACCGCCGTCGTCGAGGCCGCCTCCATCGATGAGGCCTTCCTCGACATCACCGGATCGCTGCGGCGACTGGGTGATCCGGTCGGGATCGGCGAGCTGATCAGGGCCAAGGTCTTCGACGAGCAGGGCATCACCTGTTCGGTCGGGATCGGGCCCACCAAGTTCGTCGCCAAGTTGGCCTCCAACGCCGCCAAACCCGACGGGCTCCGCGAAGTGACTCCGGGCGAGGTCGTGCCCTTCCTCCACCAACTCCCGGTGGAGGCGATGTGGGGAGTGGGGGAGGCCACCGCCGAAAAACTTCACCGACTCGGACTCCACCAGGTCGCAGAGCTGGCGTACACCCCCTCGGAAACCCTGCAACGTGCTTTCGGGCGGCACCAGGGGGCACTGCTGCACGACCTGGCCTGGGGGCGTGATCCACGGCCGGTGGTGAGCCGGCCGCCGGAGCGCAGCGTGGGGTCGGAGGAGACGTTCGGTCGGGATACGGATGACGAGACGGTGGTACGCCGGGAGCTCCTGCGGATGGCCGACCGCACGGCCTCGCGCATGCGGGCCGCCGGGGTCATGGGGCGGACGGTGGTGCTGACGATCCGGTTCGCGGACTACACCCAGATCACCCGGTCCGGAACCATGCGGGAGCTGTCGGATGCCAGTGGTGAGATCCATGCCCGGGCGATCGCGCTCTGGGAAGCACTGGCGCTGCGCAGGGCCCGGATCCGCAAGGTGGGAGTGCGGGTCCAGGGTTTGGTGGACCGTTCCGAAGCTCATCTCCAGCCCGAACTGGGCGAACCCGAGCAGGGGTGGCGGGAGGCCGAACAGGCGATGGATGCGGCTGTTGCGCGCTTTGGGCCGAAGGCTGTCCAGCGGGCATCGCTGACCCGGTCAAGGAACCACGCCGAAATCGAGCGCCCAGATCGAGCGGTCGGGTTTTCTTGGCCCACGAATGAACCTACACTTGAGGAGCCGTCCCGGTAG
- a CDS encoding methyltransferase domain-containing protein yields MSEFQQVGAGNRRAAARRRRSIAQQWLNELLVTQLDLRGSGLNVVDLGGGTGGIAAALAEAGHTVVVVDPSPDALAAAERRAAEAGLADRITALQGDTTTLSEVVPAGSVDVIVCHLVLERCDNVPESLQAMAAALKPGGLLSFVIAQRLPKVLKLAETGQIELAEQLLDDPGILDRTALIDFLGDGGWQVLAEHGVGVIADRIPESAAEGRAEELLELEAAAAGQPAYLESATRLHVLAARG; encoded by the coding sequence ATGAGCGAGTTCCAGCAGGTGGGCGCGGGCAACCGGCGGGCGGCCGCGCGTCGCCGCCGATCGATCGCCCAGCAGTGGCTCAACGAGTTGTTGGTGACCCAGCTCGATCTCAGGGGATCCGGACTGAATGTGGTCGACCTCGGCGGTGGCACGGGCGGCATTGCAGCTGCCCTCGCCGAAGCCGGTCACACCGTAGTGGTCGTCGATCCGTCCCCGGATGCCCTGGCTGCCGCCGAGCGCCGGGCGGCCGAGGCGGGACTGGCCGATCGGATCACCGCCCTCCAGGGCGACACCACGACTCTGTCCGAGGTGGTGCCCGCAGGATCGGTCGATGTCATCGTCTGTCACCTGGTCCTGGAACGGTGCGACAACGTCCCCGAATCCCTGCAGGCCATGGCCGCTGCGCTGAAACCGGGTGGGTTGCTCAGCTTCGTCATCGCCCAACGGCTGCCGAAGGTGCTCAAGCTTGCCGAGACCGGGCAGATCGAACTGGCCGAACAACTCCTGGACGATCCCGGCATCCTCGATCGGACGGCGCTGATCGACTTCCTCGGCGACGGCGGGTGGCAGGTCCTGGCCGAACACGGCGTCGGCGTGATCGCGGATCGCATTCCCGAATCCGCAGCCGAGGGCCGGGCCGAAGAACTGCTGGAGCTCGAAGCGGCCGCCGCCGGTCAGCCGGCCTATCTGGAATCGGCCACCCGGCTGCACGTGCTCGCTGCTCGCGGCTGA